One genomic segment of Candidatus Saccharimonas sp. includes these proteins:
- the secY gene encoding preprotein translocase subunit SecY, whose protein sequence is MNWKIIVKSMKNKDMQKRVFGVVGLLIIFRFLAHVPIPLANAGNLKEVVESAIKSTDLGGFINLLTGGALTSFSIMLVGLSPFITASIITQLMTKAIPSLEELNNDGESGRRKINQWTRILTIPLAIIQSIAYIFILQTTVLQSNSAGFKGMSLSNWIVAVTAMVAGSVLLMWIGEIITEKGVGNGISLVIFAGIISQLPTTLATLISSITDTKDGAFDVFGWFTLPVNRIAFMVTLILLVISLILLYILVKINEAQRVITINYAKRVHGNSSYGGIKSILPVKLIVAGVIPVIFAVSFLSLPAFIGQVMKNAKVNVSLAENLIKWFSAPNQGTFTGSSPESFIYPAVYFVLIVVFTYFYTSIVFNSNEIADNLQKQGGFIEGIRPGISTANYLNKVVNRLNLFGAVALGLIALLPFVADYLLYNLASIQNSNLSIGGTGILIIVTVALETIRQINSRALMVTYDDYK, encoded by the coding sequence ATGAATTGGAAAATAATAGTTAAATCGATGAAAAATAAAGATATGCAAAAGCGTGTCTTTGGAGTGGTTGGTCTTTTAATAATTTTTAGATTCTTGGCACATGTGCCAATTCCTCTTGCTAATGCGGGAAACTTGAAAGAGGTTGTTGAATCTGCTATTAAGAGCACCGATTTAGGAGGATTTATCAATCTGCTAACTGGTGGTGCTTTGACAAGCTTTTCAATTATGCTTGTTGGTCTAAGCCCATTTATTACTGCCTCAATTATTACTCAGTTAATGACAAAAGCTATCCCATCACTAGAAGAGCTAAATAATGATGGCGAGTCTGGTCGACGAAAGATTAATCAATGGACGCGAATTTTAACTATTCCTTTGGCAATCATTCAATCTATTGCTTATATTTTCATATTGCAGACAACCGTTCTTCAATCTAACTCTGCGGGCTTCAAAGGCATGAGTTTGTCTAACTGGATTGTTGCCGTAACTGCAATGGTCGCCGGTTCGGTTCTTTTGATGTGGATTGGTGAAATTATCACAGAAAAAGGCGTTGGAAATGGAATTTCCTTAGTTATTTTTGCTGGTATTATTTCACAGCTACCAACAACATTAGCAACTCTAATTTCTTCAATTACAGATACTAAAGATGGTGCTTTTGATGTTTTCGGTTGGTTTACTTTGCCTGTTAATCGTATTGCATTTATGGTTACATTGATACTTCTAGTAATAAGCTTAATTCTTCTTTATATTTTAGTTAAGATTAATGAAGCGCAAAGAGTTATTACTATTAATTATGCAAAACGAGTTCATGGAAATTCATCTTATGGTGGAATAAAAAGTATATTGCCAGTAAAACTTATTGTTGCCGGTGTTATTCCAGTAATTTTTGCTGTTTCATTCTTGAGTCTTCCTGCGTTTATTGGTCAGGTGATGAAGAATGCTAAAGTTAATGTTTCATTGGCTGAAAACTTAATTAAATGGTTTTCTGCCCCAAATCAAGGAACTTTTACCGGATCTTCTCCTGAGTCGTTTATTTATCCGGCCGTATATTTTGTTTTAATCGTGGTATTTACATATTTTTATACTTCGATTGTATTTAACTCGAATGAAATCGCTGACAATCTTCAAAAACAAGGTGGATTTATTGAGGGTATACGCCCCGGTATTTCGACAGCAAACTATTTAAATAAAGTGGTTAATCGCTTAAATTTGTTTGGTGCAGTAGCTCTTGGTCTGATTGCATTATTACCATTTGTTGCAGATTATCTCCTATATAACCTAGCTTCAATTCAAAATAGTAATCTTTCAATTGGTGGAACTGGAATCTTGATTATTGTAACTGTTGCTCTCGAGACTATTAGACAGATAAATTCGCGAGCGTTGATGGTTACTTACGACGATTACAAATAA
- a CDS encoding undecaprenyl-diphosphate phosphatase, with amino-acid sequence MDILELFKIVIVSIIEGVTEWLPISSTGHMLLFDEFTKLNFSSEFKSVFMVVIQLGAIMAVIFTYWSKLNPFDKHKNHREKKNTIELWKKILIGAIPAGAMGILFNNFIEKYFENMWVISAMLMVYGILFIVIEQFRKNKNIKPKIESFGEMTYLDALKIGGYQILALIPGTSRSGSTIIGGLLTGVSRKIAVEFSFFMGIPIMLGSSMLKIVKHGFKYSNTEIFYLSVALILTFVVSMFVIKSLVNYLKNNDFQMFGWYRILLAILIVGYFLIK; translated from the coding sequence ATGGATATTTTGGAATTATTTAAAATCGTTATAGTTAGTATAATTGAAGGTGTTACCGAATGGCTGCCTATTTCAAGCACTGGCCACATGCTACTATTTGATGAATTTACTAAGCTTAATTTTTCGAGTGAGTTTAAATCTGTATTTATGGTTGTTATTCAGCTCGGAGCTATAATGGCAGTTATTTTTACTTATTGGTCTAAGCTAAATCCTTTTGATAAACACAAAAATCATCGTGAAAAAAAGAATACAATTGAATTATGGAAAAAAATATTAATTGGCGCAATTCCTGCAGGAGCTATGGGGATACTATTTAATAATTTTATAGAAAAATATTTCGAAAATATGTGGGTTATTTCAGCGATGTTGATGGTTTACGGTATTTTGTTTATTGTTATAGAGCAATTTCGAAAAAATAAAAATATAAAGCCAAAAATTGAAAGTTTTGGAGAGATGACTTATTTGGATGCACTTAAAATTGGTGGATACCAAATTTTAGCACTTATTCCTGGAACTTCTCGAAGTGGATCGACAATAATTGGTGGGCTATTGACGGGAGTTTCAAGAAAAATCGCAGTAGAATTTTCATTTTTTATGGGCATTCCTATCATGCTAGGTTCGAGTATGCTTAAGATTGTTAAACATGGCTTTAAATATTCTAATACTGAGATTTTCTACCTATCAGTTGCCTTAATTTTAACATTTGTCGTTTCAATGTTTGTTATAAAGTCTCTAGTTAACTATCTTAAGAATAATGATTTTCAAATGTTTGGTTGGTATAGAATTTTATTAGCAATATTAATAGTTGGGTATTTTTTAATTAAATAG